One genomic segment of Bombina bombina isolate aBomBom1 chromosome 4, aBomBom1.pri, whole genome shotgun sequence includes these proteins:
- the LOC128657020 gene encoding gastrula zinc finger protein XlCGF26.1 isoform X2: protein MKPLLVTKIEHREEPYVSSFPITKGEFTNCSNSIAGQTANTSFSLFKNQSSHMGNVCSDCGKCFTRKTNLVDHQKMHTGEKSFSCSECGKCFTQKSSLIKHHKIHTEEKAFSCSNCGKCFTRKSNLIDHQKIHTGENAFSCSECGKWFTRQSYLIKHHKIHTGEKAFPCSDCWKCFTHKSTLITHLKIHTGEKAFSCSECGKCFTQKSSLIKHHKIHTGEKAFPCSDCGKCFTHKYALITHLKIHTGEKAFSCSDCGKCFTQKSSLILHHKIHTGEKAFSCSNCGESFTQKKILIDHQKIHTLEKAYSCSECGKCFTRKGSQIEHQKIHTGEKPFSCSDCGKCFTWKSNLVDHQKVHTGEKPFSCSECGKCFTHKSMLKKHHRSHTGEKEFSCSECGKWFVAKCDLIRHHRIHTGEKAFSCSDCGKCFNRKTILITHQKTHTRENVFSCSECGKCLTSKSNLIRHQKIHTGEKEFSCSVCGKGFIRKMNLIKHQKIHT from the coding sequence gtgaattcacaaactgcaGTAATTCTATTGCTGGTCAGACTGCAAACACTTCTTTCAGTCTTTTTAAAAATCAAAGTAGCCACATGGGAAAtgtatgttctgactgtgggaaatgttttactcggaaaacaAATCTTGTTGATCATCAAAAAATGCATACTGGAGAGaaatcattttcatgttctgaatgtgggaagtgttttactcagaaatcctctcttattaagcatcacaaaattcacacagaagaaaaagcattttcatgttctaactgtgggaaatgttttactcggaaatcgaATCTTATTGatcatcaaaaaattcatacaggagagaatgcattttcatgttctgaatgtggcaaATGGTTTACTCGGCAATCATATCTTATTAAGCATCACAAAATTCACACGGGAGAAAAAGCATTTCCATGTTCTGATTGTTGGAAATGTTTTACTCATAAATCTACTCTTATTACGCATctcaaaattcacacaggagaaaaagcattttcatgttctgaatgtgggaagtgttttactcagaaatcctctcttattaagcatcacaaaattcacacaggagaaaaagcatttccatgttctgattgtgggaaatgttttactcataaATATGCTCTTATTACACATctcaaaattcacacaggagaaaaagcattttcatgctctgactgtgggaaatgttttactcagaaatcatctCTTATTTTgcatcacaaaattcacacaggagaaaaagcattttcatgttctaacTGTGGGGAATCTTTTactcagaaaaaaattcttattgatcatcagaaaattcatacattgGAGAAAGCatattcatgttctgaatgtgggaaatgtttcactCGGAAAGGAAGTCAAATTGagcatcagaaaattcacacaggagaaaaaccattttcatgttccgactgtgggaaatgttttacttggaaatcaAATCTTGTTGATCATCAAAAAGtacatacaggagagaaaccattttcatgttctgaatgtgggaagtgttttacgCACAAATCAATGCTTAAGAAGCATCACAgaagtcacacaggagagaaagaattttcatgttctgagtgtgggaaaTGGTTTGTTGCGAAATGTGATCTTATTAGACATCacagaattcacacaggagaaaaagcattttcatgttctgactgtgggaaatgttttaatcggAAAACAATTCTTATCacgcatcaaaaaactcatacAAGAGAGAATgtattttcatgttctgagtgtgggaaatgtttaacttcaaaatcaaatcttattaggcatcagaaaattcatacaggagagaaagaattttcatgttctgtctGTGGGAAAGGTTTTATTCGGAAAATGAATCTTAttaagcatcagaaaattcatacatga